A window of the Diabrotica undecimpunctata isolate CICGRU chromosome 1, icDiaUnde3, whole genome shotgun sequence genome harbors these coding sequences:
- the LOC140441896 gene encoding uncharacterized protein, with the protein MKVYIILFTAALTVCNVKAYTQVVMSDAGSEDLSDCYTDGIGALKIGEEKQKKGECAILWCSDDREIQENGCGMVGTNPPCTILPQDLSKPYPSCCEKITCPDSKEVLDEKPLPN; encoded by the exons ATGAaggtttatattattttatttactgcgGCGCTTACAGTTTGTAATGTAAAAGCTTATACACAGGTGGTTATGTCTGATGCTGGTTCAG AGGATCTTAGTGACTGCTACACAGACGGTATAGGTGCTCTAAAAATTGGAGAAGAGAAGCAAAAAAAAGGAGAATGTGCTATATTATGGTGTTCAGATGATAGAGAAATACAGGAGAATGG gTGTGGTATGGTAGGTACTAATCCTCCCTGCACAATATTACCACAAGATTTATCTAAGCCTTATCCATCCTGTTGCGAAAAAATAACGTGTCCTGATTCTAAAGAAGTTCTCGATGAGAAACCGTTACCGAACTAA